A genomic window from Macaca thibetana thibetana isolate TM-01 chromosome 16, ASM2454274v1, whole genome shotgun sequence includes:
- the LOC126939758 gene encoding neuferricin produces MPRLGGRGLLLGLAVAAAAVVAARLMGWWGPRAGFRLFIPEELSRYRGGPGDPGLYLALLGRVYDVSSGRRHYEPGSHYSGFAGRDASRAFVTGDYSEAGLVDDISDLSSSEMLTLQHWLSFYEKNYVCVGRVIGRFYGEDGLPTPALTQVEATITRGLEANKLELQEKQTFPPCNAEWSSARGSRLWCSQKSGGVSRDWIGVPRKLYKPGAKEPRCVCVRTTGPPSDQMPDNPPHRNRGDLDHPNLAEYTGCPPLAITCSFPL; encoded by the exons ATGCCGAGGCTCGGAGGCCGTGGGCTTTTGTTGGGCCTGGCTGTAGCCGCAGCAGCGGTGGTGGCAGCACGGCTTATGGGCTGGTGGGGTCCCCGCGCTGGCTTTCGCCTTTTCATACCGGAGGAGCTGTCTCGCTATCGCGGCGGCCCAGGGGACCCTGGCCTCTACTTGGCGTTGCTCGGCCGCGTCTACGATGTGTCCTCCGGCCGGAGGCACTACGAGCCTGGGTCCCACTATAGCGGCTTCGCAG GCCGAGATGCATCCAGAGCATTTGTGACTGGGGACTATTCTGAAGCAGGCCTTGTGGATGATATATCTGATTTGTCATCTTCTGAGATGCTGACACTTCAACATTGGCTTTCATTCTATGAGAAGAATTACGTATGTGTTG GAAGGGTGATAGGACGCTTCTACGGAGAGGATGGGCTGCCTACCCCGGCACTGACCCAGGTGGAAGCCACGATCACCAGAGGCTTGGAGGCAAACAAACTAGAGCTGCAAGAGAAGCAGACGTTCCCGCCGTGCAACGCGGAGTGGAGCTCAGCCAGGGGCAGTCGGCTCTGGTGCTCCCAGAAGAG TGGAGGCGTGAGCAGAGACTGGATCGGTGTCCCCAGGAAGCTATATAAGCCAGGTGCTAAGGAGCCCCGCTGCGTGTGTGTGAGAACCACTGGCCCCCCTAGTGACCAGATGCCGGACAACCCACCACACAGAAATCGTGGGGACCTGGATCACCCAAACTTGGCGGAGTACACAGGCTGCCCACCTCTGGCCATCACATGCTCCTTCCCACTCTAG